A region of Saimiri boliviensis isolate mSaiBol1 chromosome 10, mSaiBol1.pri, whole genome shotgun sequence DNA encodes the following proteins:
- the NXPH1 gene encoding neurexophilin-1 isoform X1, giving the protein MQAACWYVLLLLQPTVYLVTCANLTNGGKSELLKSGSSKSTLKHIWTESSKDLSISRLLSQTFHGKENDTDLDLRYDTPEPYSEQDLWDWLRNSTDLQEPRPRAKRRPIVKTGKFKKMFGWGDFHSNIKTVKLNLLITGKIVDHGNGTFSVYFRHNSTGQGNVSVSLVPPTKIVEFDLAQQTVIDAKDSKSFNCRIEYEKVDKATKNTLCNYDPSKTCYQEQTQSHVSWLCSKPFKVICIYISFYSTDYKLVQKVCPDYNYHSDTPYFPSG; this is encoded by the coding sequence gTCACATGTGCCAATTTAACGAATGGTGGAAAGTCAGAACTTCTGAAATCAGGAAGCAGCAAATCCACACTAAAGCACATATGGACAGAAAGCAGCAAAGACTTGTCTATCAGCCGACTTCTGTCACAGACTTTTCATGGCAAAGAGAATGATACAGATTTGGACCTGAGATATGATACCCCAGAACCTTATTCTGAGCAAGACCTTTGGGACTGGCTGAGGAACTCCACAGACCTTCAAGAGCCAAGGCCCAGGGCCAAGAGAAGGCCCATTGTTAAAACGGGcaagtttaagaaaatgtttgGATGGGGTGATTTTCATTCCAACATCAAAACAGTGAAGCTGAACCTGTTAATAACTGGGAAAATTGTAGATCATGGCAATGGGACATTTAGTGTTTATTTCAGGCATAATTCAACTGGTCAAGGGAATGTATCTGTCAGCTTGGTGCCCCCTACAAAAATTGTGGAATTTGACTTGGCACAACAAACTGTGATTGATGCCAAAGATTCCAAGTCTTTTAATTGTCGCATTGAATATGAAAAGGTTGACAAGGCTACCAAGAACACACTCTGCAACTATGACCCTTCAAAAACCTGTTACCAGGAGCAGACCCAAAGTCATGTATCCTGGCTCTGCTCCAAGCCCTTTAAGGTGATCTgtatttacatttccttttataGTACAGATTATAAACTGGTACAGAAAGTGTGCCCTGACTACAACTACCACAGTGACACACCTTACTTTCCCTCGGGATGA
- the NXPH1 gene encoding neurexophilin-1 isoform X2: protein MIPGPQGKVTCANLTNGGKSELLKSGSSKSTLKHIWTESSKDLSISRLLSQTFHGKENDTDLDLRYDTPEPYSEQDLWDWLRNSTDLQEPRPRAKRRPIVKTGKFKKMFGWGDFHSNIKTVKLNLLITGKIVDHGNGTFSVYFRHNSTGQGNVSVSLVPPTKIVEFDLAQQTVIDAKDSKSFNCRIEYEKVDKATKNTLCNYDPSKTCYQEQTQSHVSWLCSKPFKVICIYISFYSTDYKLVQKVCPDYNYHSDTPYFPSG from the coding sequence gTCACATGTGCCAATTTAACGAATGGTGGAAAGTCAGAACTTCTGAAATCAGGAAGCAGCAAATCCACACTAAAGCACATATGGACAGAAAGCAGCAAAGACTTGTCTATCAGCCGACTTCTGTCACAGACTTTTCATGGCAAAGAGAATGATACAGATTTGGACCTGAGATATGATACCCCAGAACCTTATTCTGAGCAAGACCTTTGGGACTGGCTGAGGAACTCCACAGACCTTCAAGAGCCAAGGCCCAGGGCCAAGAGAAGGCCCATTGTTAAAACGGGcaagtttaagaaaatgtttgGATGGGGTGATTTTCATTCCAACATCAAAACAGTGAAGCTGAACCTGTTAATAACTGGGAAAATTGTAGATCATGGCAATGGGACATTTAGTGTTTATTTCAGGCATAATTCAACTGGTCAAGGGAATGTATCTGTCAGCTTGGTGCCCCCTACAAAAATTGTGGAATTTGACTTGGCACAACAAACTGTGATTGATGCCAAAGATTCCAAGTCTTTTAATTGTCGCATTGAATATGAAAAGGTTGACAAGGCTACCAAGAACACACTCTGCAACTATGACCCTTCAAAAACCTGTTACCAGGAGCAGACCCAAAGTCATGTATCCTGGCTCTGCTCCAAGCCCTTTAAGGTGATCTgtatttacatttccttttataGTACAGATTATAAACTGGTACAGAAAGTGTGCCCTGACTACAACTACCACAGTGACACACCTTACTTTCCCTCGGGATGA